In Chryseobacterium turcicum, a single window of DNA contains:
- a CDS encoding ADP-ribosylation/crystallin J1, protein MKTITLFRPVGEKEMILIIETHYKKFPPRLEWQPIFYPVLNEEYASEIAEKWNTRDEAGNYLGFVTKFEVLEDDVKKYPAQNVGAKNHNELWVPSEELEVFNQAIIGNIEVVKVFIGKDFKESVNTDIEKLLVNIKN, encoded by the coding sequence ATGAAAACTATAACATTATTCAGACCAGTCGGCGAGAAAGAAATGATTTTAATTATCGAAACTCATTACAAAAAATTTCCTCCGAGATTAGAATGGCAACCGATTTTCTATCCAGTTTTAAACGAAGAGTATGCGTCCGAAATTGCAGAAAAATGGAACACGAGAGACGAAGCAGGAAACTATCTTGGTTTTGTAACCAAATTTGAAGTGCTGGAAGATGATGTGAAAAAATATCCTGCTCAAAATGTAGGAGCCAAAAATCATAATGAATTATGGGTTCCTTCAGAAGAATTAGAAGTTTTTAACCAAGCAATTATAGGGAATATTGAGGTTGTAAAAGTATTTATAGGGAAAGATTTTAAAGAATCTGTAAATACTGATATAGAGAAATTATTAGTAAACATAAAAAACTAA
- a CDS encoding adenylosuccinate synthetase, with the protein MKTAQLIIGLGFGDEGKGITTDFLARQNPESVVIRFSGGQQAAHTVMIDDKKHVHSSFASGALRGLPSYITEHCTIHPTFLFNEREELIQKNGNIELHIHPLAKVTTPFDVFSNRKNVKNLEHGTCGKGVGATMKRNESPFKLFAADLIAPQSMLIEKLKGIANYYGFEEGEEIQNALQDFLEAIDKIEWKIEGYDYLKSFSNLIFEGSQGVLLDMDHGVFPNVTYAHTTSKNAYEVCKLLEIKNIEMFYVTRSYSTRHGSGWMSNEKEIVLNNNEEETCIFNEYQKELRFGDIDYDLLNYALKLDEAYVFAQKKNLVVTCLDQLDEEFKIENLKVKFDKVFGSYSPYSKDFKRIN; encoded by the coding sequence ATGAAAACAGCACAACTCATTATAGGCTTAGGTTTTGGTGATGAAGGGAAAGGAATCACTACAGATTTTCTGGCTCGGCAAAATCCTGAGTCTGTAGTTATTCGTTTTTCTGGCGGTCAGCAAGCGGCGCATACTGTGATGATTGATGATAAAAAGCATGTTCATTCGAGTTTTGCGAGTGGTGCGTTGCGAGGTTTGCCATCTTATATTACAGAACACTGTACAATTCATCCTACTTTTTTATTTAATGAAAGGGAAGAATTAATTCAAAAAAACGGAAATATTGAGTTGCATATTCATCCTTTGGCAAAAGTAACGACGCCTTTTGATGTTTTTAGCAATAGAAAAAATGTCAAAAATTTAGAACACGGAACCTGTGGAAAAGGAGTGGGCGCAACGATGAAAAGAAACGAAAGTCCATTTAAATTATTTGCCGCAGATTTAATCGCTCCTCAATCAATGTTGATTGAAAAGCTAAAAGGAATTGCCAATTATTACGGTTTTGAAGAAGGAGAAGAAATACAAAATGCATTACAAGATTTTTTAGAAGCAATTGATAAAATTGAATGGAAAATAGAAGGTTATGATTATTTAAAATCATTTAGCAATCTTATTTTTGAAGGCAGCCAGGGAGTTTTATTAGATATGGATCATGGTGTTTTTCCGAATGTAACGTATGCGCATACAACTTCAAAAAATGCCTACGAAGTTTGTAAATTGTTGGAGATTAAAAATATTGAAATGTTTTATGTGACAAGATCTTACTCAACCCGTCACGGAAGCGGTTGGATGAGCAATGAAAAGGAAATAGTATTAAACAACAATGAAGAGGAAACCTGTATTTTTAATGAATATCAAAAGGAATTGCGCTTCGGAGATATAGATTATGATTTGCTAAATTATGCGTTAAAATTGGATGAAGCTTATGTTTTTGCTCAAAAGAAAAATTTGGTGGTGACTTGTCTAGACCAACTGGATGAAGAATTTAAAATAGAAAATCTAAAGGTAAAATTTGATAAGGTTTTTGGATCTTATTCTCCATATTCGAAGGATTTTAAAAGAATTAATTGA